A stretch of Lactuca sativa cultivar Salinas chromosome 6, Lsat_Salinas_v11, whole genome shotgun sequence DNA encodes these proteins:
- the LOC111893094 gene encoding uncharacterized protein At2g29880 — MKKEWQVVYDMITGNNTSGFGYDSVNRCGTVESPEVWDSYVKVHKGAEKWRNKSLPHYDDLCIIFRKDRAQGNRAKDCKDISHNENVEEELLQMEDDFNEQSEEISPTPNGQSEETSSASTKKRKRKFDPFIEGISKASTLLGKDHREASAIMSQSLNAGVELQKKTSMVTSEILKIPSMDQKDKFKASRKIMRETEAVLTFWNLQGEERETFVKLMLEE; from the exons ATGAAGAAAGAGTGGCAGGTTGTTTATGACATGATCACCGGTAATAACACAAGTGGGTTTGGTTATGATAGTGTTAATCGATGTGGAACAGTTGAATCACCTGAGGTTTGGGATTCTTATGTAAAg GTGCATAAAGGAGCTGAAAAATGGCGAAATAAATCACTTCCTCATTATGATGACTTGTGTATCATTTTTCGAAAAGATAGGGCTCAAGGGAATAGAGCCAAAGATTGTAAGGATATATCACATAATGAAAATGTGGAAGAAGAACTGTTGCAAATGGAAGATGATTTCAATGAACAAAGTGAGGAAATTTCACCCACACCAAATGGGCAAAGTGAGGAAACTTCAAGTGCTAGTACTAAGAAAAGGAAACGTAAATTTGATCCTTTCATTGAGGGAATATCTAAAGCCTCCACGTTACTTGGCAAAGATCATCGGGAAGCATCGGCCATCATGTCTCAATCTTTAAATGCTGGAGTGGAGTTACAAAAGAAAACTTCTATGGTGACTTCTGAAATTTTGAAGATTCCATCAATGGATCAAAAGGATAAGTTTAAAGCAAGTCGAAAGATAATGCGCGAAACGGAAGCAGTGTTGACCTTTTGGAACTTGCAAGGGGAAGAACGTGAAACTTTTGTGAAGCTCATGTTGGAAGAATGA